In the genome of Mytilus edulis chromosome 3, xbMytEdul2.2, whole genome shotgun sequence, one region contains:
- the LOC139515954 gene encoding E3 ubiquitin-protein ligase TRIM33-like has protein sequence MTSFDKKFCTLCYDDDGTSTEAVTWCTDCEVFLCTDCGKHHKRLKTSKDHKTMSTKDYHKLPKFIKEISNQCKDHKKKFELYCSSHGCPCCVTCITDEHQKCQELKPLSDILENVKSSASVQLFEKDLKNVKENFEEIIKYLNSRIETSTIQKQKAAEQIGSMRKSIDDFFNKLEQEILKDLESKQSKLKSKMNTLLQQLNTQANQITQVPSEFSQMTQYATELQTYVGLREIEKTTSQAAQYIEDLKSGGKLDENNLEITVSCELQSILKDIKSFGDININTSPSSLQVKTGRKDQAQNLVQAIPGIEEIKPTFLRQLTIAEDRKPIVIRACKILPTGEYLILDSQSIISHLLLFSNDGMFVREIVAINGCAVDSCLVRNNKVAVTIGLEKQTALVDVEKNKIIKTITLSHNCDSAASDGEMLVISSTEKSTIVNLNNESHTILEGVVADCLALFKGNIYGATIDDKIFCVDCTGKFLWTFKHHDIDNSGRLTLDKYGFVYIASLENNSIVVVSPDGKSCKTILSEADGIKDPLAIDINRETGMMIVSSIISDDSEHDTAYVYKI, from the coding sequence ATGACCTCATTTGATAAGAAATTCTGCACTCTTTGTTATGATGATGATGGAACATCTACAGAAGCTGTCACATGGTGCACAGATTGTGAGGTGTTCCTTTGTACAGACTGTGGAAAACATCATAAAAGGTTAAAAACATCTAAAGACCACAAAACtatgtctacaaaagactatCATAAATTACCTAAATTCATAAAAGAAATAAGTAATCAGTGCAAAGACCACAAGAAAAAGTTTGAACTTTACTGTTCTTCCCATGGCTGCCCCTGCTGTGTCACATGCATCACTGATGAACACCAGAAATGTCAAGAACTGAAACCCCTGTCAGACATCCTAGAAAATGTCAAATCATCTGCTTCAGTTCaactttttgaaaaagatttgaaaaatgtGAAGGAAAACTTTGAAgagattataaaatatttgaacaGTAGAATTGAAACCAGCACTATTCAGAAACAGAAAGCTGCTGAACAAATTGGATCCATGAGAAAGTCAATagatgatttttttaacaaattagaACAAGAAATTCTTAAGGACCTAGAATCAAAGCAATCAAAGCTGAAATCTAAGATGAACACTCTTCTACAACAACTGAATACACAAGCCAATCAGATAACCCAAGTGCCGAGTGAGTTTTCCCAGATGACACAATATGCTACTGAGCTACAAACTTATGTTGGTCTGAGAGAAATTGAGAAAACAACATCTCAAGCAGCTCAATACATAGAAGATTTAAAAAGTGGAGGTAAATTAgatgaaaataatttagaaataactGTCTCATGTGAACTTCAATCAATTTTAAAAGATATCAAATCATTTGGAGATATAAATATCAATACTAGTCCATCTAGCCTTCAGGTTAAGACTGGAAGAAAAGATCAAGCACAGAACCTAGTTCAAGCAATTCCTGGAATTGAAGAAATTAAGCCAACCTTTTTAAGACAGCTGACAATTGCAGAAGACAGGAAGCCTATTGTTATACGTGCCTGTAAAATACTACCTACTGGTGAATATTTAATTCTTGATAGCCAGTCTATCATTAGTCACCTGCTGCTGTTCAGTAATGATGGCATGTTTGTGAGAGAAATAGTGGCAATAAATGGATGTGCAGTGGATAGTTGCTTAGTAAGAAATAATAAAGTGGCTGTCACAATAGGATTAGAAAAGCAAACAGCTCTGGTGGATGtagaaaagaataaaattatcaaaacaattacACTTTCTCACAACTGTGATTCAGCAGCAAGTGATGGTGAAATGTTGGTTATCAGCAGTACGGAGAAAAGTACAATAGTGAATCTGAATAATGAGTCGCATACAATCTTAGAAGGAGTTGTGGCAGACTGTTTAGCATTATTCAAAGGAAATATCTATGGCGCTACCATTGACGACAAAATCTTTTGCGTTGATTGTACTGGTAAATTTCTCTGGACATTTAAGCACCATGACATTGACAATTCAGGAAGACTTACATTAgacaaatatggctttgtttatATAGCTTCTCTTGAAAACAACAGTATAGTGGTAGTGTCACCAGATGGCAAATCATGTAAGACAATACTATCAGAGGCTGATGGAATCAAAGATCCTTTGGCAATAGACATCAACAGGGAAACAGGGATGATGATAGTGTCAAGTATAATTAGTGATGATAGTGAACATGACACAGCTTATGTTTATAAAATCTGA